One segment of Nostoc flagelliforme CCNUN1 DNA contains the following:
- a CDS encoding NAD(P)-dependent oxidoreductase, with the protein MKVAFLGTGLMGLPMAQRLLTADIQLIAYNRTPEKLAPLQAAGAEIVTHPRHAIRAAECIILMLTNAPAIYNVLLSDTAWQTLQGRTIIQMGTITPTESQEIRDAVVAGGGEYLEAPVLGSIPEAKAGKLSVMVGAEPEQYERHLKLLQNFGAEPLLIGPVGSAAALKLALNQLIASLTTSFALSLAFIQRQGVDVDVFMQILRDSPLYAPTFDKKLQRMLDGNYADPNFPTKHLLKDTELFISEAKSRSLDLSSIKGVRQILQTAVKMSFADDDYSSLFSVIKEWGEAMGE; encoded by the coding sequence ATGAAGGTGGCATTTCTGGGAACTGGACTGATGGGACTACCAATGGCTCAAAGGTTATTAACCGCAGATATACAGCTAATTGCCTACAATCGCACCCCAGAAAAATTAGCACCATTACAAGCCGCTGGGGCTGAAATTGTTACACATCCCCGCCACGCCATTCGTGCTGCTGAGTGCATAATCCTCATGCTGACTAATGCCCCGGCCATTTATAATGTGTTGCTTTCAGACACTGCTTGGCAAACTCTGCAAGGACGTACAATCATCCAAATGGGAACAATTACTCCTACAGAAAGCCAGGAAATTAGAGATGCAGTTGTTGCGGGTGGTGGTGAGTATTTAGAAGCACCTGTATTAGGGAGTATCCCAGAAGCAAAAGCTGGCAAGTTGAGTGTTATGGTAGGGGCCGAGCCAGAACAATATGAACGCCACTTGAAGTTACTCCAAAATTTTGGGGCAGAACCTTTACTTATCGGGCCAGTGGGATCTGCTGCGGCGCTCAAATTGGCACTAAATCAACTAATAGCTTCCCTGACAACTAGCTTTGCTCTGAGTCTGGCTTTTATCCAGCGTCAGGGTGTTGATGTGGATGTGTTTATGCAAATATTGCGCGACAGTCCACTCTACGCACCTACCTTTGACAAAAAGCTACAACGGATGTTGGATGGCAATTATGCTGATCCGAATTTCCCCACAAAACACTTGCTCAAAGATACAGAATTATTTATCTCGGAAGCAAAATCTCGGAGTTTGGATCTCAGCAGTATTAAAGGTGTGCGGCAAATCTTGCAAACAGCCGTGAAAATGTCATTTGCTGATGATGATTACTCATCACTATTTTCAGTCATTAAAGAATGGGGAGAAGCTATGGGGGAATAA
- the hisD gene encoding histidinol dehydrogenase — MLRIITQQADVRAELQRICDRTHDEQVLHKEATVREVLQAVKRQGDKAVLHYTAEFDKQTLKAEELRVTGSELDAAYQQVSKELLGAVRLACRQIEAFHRQRVPKSWVHFGDDEVVLGKRYTPVDRAGLYVPGGRAAYPSTVLMNAIPAHVAAVPHVVMVTPPGPGGAINPAVLVAAQEAGVQEIYRIGGAQAIAALAYGTETIPKVDVITGPGNIYVTLAKKLVYGTVGIDSLAGPSEVLVIADETANPVHVAADLLAQAEHDPMAAAILLTTDAALAKNVQLALERQLVDHPRRIDTEKAIAHYGLIVLVESLEAAAELSNEFAPEHLELEIKDPWALLPQIRHAGAIFLGYSTPEAVGDYLAGPNHTLPTSGAARYASALGVETFLKHSSIIQYSQTALQNVASAIDVLATAEGLPSHADSVRRRIQQEE, encoded by the coding sequence ATGCTGCGAATCATTACTCAGCAGGCAGACGTTAGAGCAGAACTACAACGGATCTGCGATCGCACCCATGACGAACAGGTGCTTCACAAAGAAGCAACGGTGCGGGAAGTTTTGCAAGCAGTGAAGCGCCAAGGCGACAAAGCTGTATTGCATTACACAGCCGAATTTGACAAACAAACCCTAAAAGCAGAAGAACTCCGAGTCACAGGCTCGGAACTAGATGCAGCCTATCAGCAGGTGTCAAAAGAGTTGTTGGGCGCAGTTCGGCTAGCTTGCCGCCAAATTGAAGCGTTTCATCGTCAGCGAGTCCCAAAAAGCTGGGTACACTTTGGCGACGATGAAGTAGTGTTGGGGAAACGCTACACTCCCGTAGATCGGGCGGGGTTGTATGTGCCTGGTGGCCGTGCCGCCTATCCCAGTACAGTGCTGATGAATGCAATTCCGGCTCATGTTGCTGCTGTACCTCACGTAGTGATGGTGACACCACCAGGCCCAGGGGGTGCAATTAACCCAGCAGTCTTGGTAGCTGCCCAAGAAGCAGGAGTGCAAGAAATTTATCGCATTGGGGGCGCCCAAGCGATCGCTGCTTTAGCTTATGGCACAGAAACAATTCCGAAAGTGGATGTGATTACTGGCCCTGGTAACATTTATGTCACCTTAGCGAAAAAACTTGTCTATGGCACCGTTGGCATTGATTCTTTGGCAGGCCCTAGCGAAGTGCTGGTGATTGCCGATGAAACCGCAAATCCGGTGCATGTAGCTGCTGACTTGCTAGCCCAAGCCGAACACGATCCAATGGCGGCAGCAATTTTGCTGACGACAGATGCGGCTTTGGCAAAAAACGTGCAATTAGCCTTGGAAAGACAGCTAGTAGATCACCCACGGCGAATAGACACAGAAAAAGCGATCGCTCACTACGGCTTGATTGTCCTTGTGGAATCGCTCGAAGCAGCAGCAGAACTCTCAAATGAATTTGCCCCGGAACACCTGGAATTAGAAATCAAAGACCCTTGGGCACTCCTACCACAGATTCGCCACGCTGGGGCAATCTTTTTGGGTTACTCCACACCAGAAGCTGTAGGAGACTATTTGGCAGGCCCTAACCACACCTTGCCAACTTCTGGCGCTGCCCGTTATGCTTCGGCATTAGGGGTGGAAACTTTCCTCAAACACTCTAGTATTATTCAATACTCACAAACTGCGCTGCAAAATGTCGCTAGTGCCATTGATGTGCTAGCAACAGCAGAGGGCTTACCTTCTCATGCTGATTCAGTCCGACGCCGAATTCAGCAAGAAGAGTGA
- a CDS encoding alpha/beta fold hydrolase — protein sequence MLIIIRAFLLVATTLYQAIACWFEDQKPPPGQMFDVGGYRLHLYIAGNANPTIVLDHSLGGIEGYLLVEELAKLARVCIYDRAGYGWSDRSPHPRSSNQIVTELDTLLTQAGIKPPYILIGDSFGSYNVRLYAHRFPQKVIGMVLTDGLHETAMLKMSFQLQALKLFFISGFAMSILGSILGIIRLMKICQVFEVLKPELGKFPKHLLNSIKRSFCRPKHWITMSREMLNLGASGREVSIANHFGEMPIVNIKANSFFKASFWTIFIPLKGANQLRKQMHVELLKLSTNCTQLEASKSGHFIWVDQPDVIIDAVKIVLNKVAPSRPG from the coding sequence ATGTTGATTATAATCAGAGCTTTTCTGCTAGTTGCTACAACACTTTATCAAGCGATCGCGTGTTGGTTTGAAGATCAAAAACCGCCTCCTGGTCAAATGTTTGATGTGGGTGGATATCGTCTACATCTGTACATAGCTGGAAACGCTAATCCAACAATTGTCTTAGACCACAGTTTAGGGGGAATTGAAGGCTATCTTCTAGTTGAAGAATTGGCAAAGTTAGCACGAGTGTGTATCTATGACCGAGCGGGTTATGGATGGAGCGATCGCAGCCCACATCCCCGAAGCAGCAATCAAATTGTCACAGAATTAGATACGCTGCTTACTCAAGCAGGAATTAAACCACCCTACATTTTGATCGGAGATTCCTTTGGTAGCTACAATGTCCGGCTGTATGCCCATCGATTTCCTCAGAAGGTTATTGGAATGGTACTCACAGACGGACTGCATGAGACTGCAATGCTGAAAATGTCTTTTCAGTTACAAGCTTTGAAACTCTTTTTTATCTCAGGCTTTGCGATGTCTATTTTAGGCTCCATACTTGGCATTATTCGATTAATGAAGATATGCCAAGTATTTGAAGTGCTGAAGCCGGAATTAGGGAAATTTCCTAAACACTTACTTAATTCAATCAAACGTTCCTTTTGCCGTCCTAAACACTGGATTACAATGAGCCGAGAAATGTTAAATCTTGGCGCTAGTGGACGTGAGGTAAGTATAGCTAACCATTTTGGTGAGATGCCTATAGTTAATATCAAAGCAAATTCTTTTTTTAAAGCTTCTTTTTGGACTATTTTTATTCCTCTCAAAGGTGCTAACCAATTGCGGAAGCAAATGCATGTAGAGTTACTTAAGTTATCTACGAACTGTACTCAACTTGAAGCAAGTAAGAGCGGTCATTTTATATGGGTAGATCAACCTGATGTAATTATAGATGCTGTAAAAATTGTTCTAAATAAAGTTGCTCCTTCTCGTCCGGGTTAA
- the hslO gene encoding Hsp33 family molecular chaperone HslO has protein sequence MADQLIRATAAEGGIRAVGVITTRLTEEARGRHKLSYVATAALGRTMAAGLLMASSMKRTGSRINVRVKGDGPLGGILVDAGLDGTVRGYVGNPSVELPPNAKGKLDVGGAVGGGYLYVVRDIGYGYPYSSTVELVSGEIGDDVAHYLVNSEQTPSALVLGVFVGAGGVTAAGGLLVQVLPKAARDEALVETLESRVAGLAGFTPLLQAGKTLPEIFSDLLGDMGLVIFPERQMLRFHCSCSFDRVLGALKILGEAELQDMIIKDDGAEATCEFCGNVYQASSEQLTQLIADLQAESTVSG, from the coding sequence ATGGCGGATCAGTTAATTCGTGCAACAGCAGCCGAAGGTGGAATTCGTGCCGTAGGTGTGATCACCACACGTTTAACAGAAGAAGCACGGGGACGCCACAAGCTTTCCTATGTGGCAACGGCAGCACTGGGTAGAACTATGGCGGCGGGCTTATTAATGGCTTCTAGTATGAAGCGAACTGGGTCAAGGATCAACGTCCGGGTGAAGGGCGATGGGCCTTTGGGTGGCATATTGGTAGATGCAGGCTTAGATGGTACGGTACGCGGGTATGTCGGGAATCCATCGGTGGAATTGCCTCCTAATGCCAAAGGTAAGCTAGATGTTGGTGGTGCGGTTGGTGGCGGCTACCTCTACGTTGTAAGGGATATTGGTTACGGGTATCCTTACTCTAGTACGGTAGAACTAGTTTCTGGCGAAATTGGCGATGATGTAGCTCATTATCTGGTAAATTCTGAACAAACACCTTCGGCTTTAGTTTTAGGTGTGTTTGTGGGAGCAGGTGGAGTAACTGCGGCTGGAGGATTACTTGTACAAGTATTGCCCAAAGCTGCCAGAGACGAAGCCTTAGTAGAAACGTTGGAATCACGGGTTGCTGGTCTAGCAGGATTTACGCCATTGTTGCAAGCTGGTAAGACGTTACCTGAAATATTTAGCGACTTGTTGGGAGACATGGGGCTGGTAATCTTTCCCGAACGGCAAATGCTGCGCTTCCACTGTAGTTGTTCTTTCGATCGCGTTTTGGGGGCACTGAAGATTTTAGGAGAAGCCGAACTGCAAGATATGATTATTAAAGATGATGGTGCAGAAGCAACTTGTGAATTTTGCGGCAACGTCTACCAGGCAAGTAGCGAGCAGTTAACTCAATTAATTGCCGATTTGCAAGCTGAATCTACCGTTTCAGGATAA
- a CDS encoding universal stress protein encodes MLKNILVALDGSEIGERVIETLDTLALSKDAKVILCHVFLTPESEMELPADRPQQELPTFSYFQIEKQLQSYQEKLSVSSELELVTGDPAEEIIRLANIYKTDLIIIGSRGLIGMKRIVQGSVSSQVVEEANCSVLVVKPN; translated from the coding sequence GTGCTAAAGAATATTTTGGTAGCTCTGGACGGTTCGGAAATTGGAGAACGAGTAATTGAGACTTTAGATACTTTAGCGTTATCAAAAGATGCCAAGGTTATTCTGTGTCATGTTTTCCTTACGCCAGAGTCAGAGATGGAACTACCTGCTGATCGTCCTCAGCAAGAGTTGCCAACATTTTCTTATTTTCAGATTGAAAAACAGCTGCAATCCTATCAGGAAAAATTATCAGTCAGCAGTGAGTTAGAACTGGTAACTGGTGATCCTGCCGAAGAGATTATTCGCCTTGCCAATATTTACAAAACTGACTTGATTATAATTGGCAGCCGGGGGTTGATTGGGATGAAGCGAATTGTTCAGGGTTCTGTTAGCAGTCAAGTAGTGGAAGAGGCAAATTGTTCAGTGTTGGTGGTAAAGCCGAATTAG
- a CDS encoding type 2 periplasmic-binding domain-containing protein, producing the protein MTERDIPDSWSSASGREPDQNKRLSRTEQFGETQPFDAPVTGSTSKSVKRRKKNHTEGLPINSNSQETAQLSRIPAKLPRWMKSWVLWLVLLTLIPGSVAFLAMAMLLKLPSAPNCPSIFWPLASASVRLHCAQLAASKQTVNDLLQAIALVKQLPQNHPLHGEIDRFIEEWSRDILKLADQSFQTGNLEEAIATAQKIPEDVTAYKLVNEQIDKWQSIWSKAEATYNGAIAEVKERRWQSAFMLSAKMLRVNNQYWAGTKYDQLNRLIATAREDGDKLGKAESLANTKVVDKLLEAIKLAESIGPESYIYQKAQEAIPTFGRKMLELAQAKLDKQDADEALDIARQIPEIAKLQGETDDFIAIADAKRSAWIGNVSGLEAAIAQAQQIDPSRPVYNEAQQLIARWQLEIEDVANLEKARILASQGTVPNLTAAIAQVELIPASNPRATEARQEMGRWRAQVETIEDQPYLERAEQIAIFDDINSLQAAIAQASEIRRGRALYPEARKKIRTWVGKIQRIQDQPYLDQAQELAQSGNLTAAISVAQQIASSGRALSQEAQTAINEWEGQIRTRENWRKAQEVGAAGTPEALVEAIRLADRVSNNSILRMDANLAIDQWSQQLLEIARSQGQSDIARGIDIAKSIPRGSAAYSAAQEQIRAWQEFLNPQPEPQPQPQPESLPLPQSTTTNGQ; encoded by the coding sequence ATGACAGAGCGGGATATTCCAGACAGTTGGTCTTCAGCCAGTGGAAGAGAGCCAGATCAAAACAAAAGATTATCCCGAACAGAACAATTCGGTGAAACTCAACCATTTGATGCCCCAGTTACTGGCTCTACCTCCAAGTCAGTGAAGCGGCGAAAAAAAAACCATACAGAAGGATTACCTATAAATAGTAATTCACAAGAAACTGCACAACTCAGTAGAATTCCTGCGAAATTGCCACGCTGGATGAAAAGCTGGGTGTTGTGGCTTGTACTGCTAACTTTGATTCCCGGCAGTGTAGCATTCTTGGCAATGGCAATGCTGCTAAAGTTGCCCTCTGCCCCTAATTGCCCCTCGATTTTCTGGCCGCTAGCTAGTGCTTCTGTGCGGTTACACTGCGCTCAGTTGGCAGCTTCTAAACAGACAGTGAACGACCTATTGCAAGCGATCGCTCTGGTGAAGCAACTACCACAAAATCACCCCTTGCATGGAGAAATTGATCGTTTCATCGAAGAATGGTCACGGGATATTTTGAAGCTAGCCGATCAAAGTTTCCAAACAGGTAACTTAGAGGAAGCGATCGCTACTGCTCAGAAAATACCCGAAGATGTGACCGCTTATAAATTAGTCAATGAGCAAATTGACAAATGGCAGTCAATTTGGTCAAAGGCAGAAGCCACATACAACGGTGCGATCGCTGAAGTTAAGGAACGGCGATGGCAATCGGCATTTATGTTATCCGCAAAAATGCTGCGCGTAAATAATCAATATTGGGCGGGTACTAAATACGACCAATTGAATCGTTTAATTGCCACAGCGCGGGAAGATGGCGATAAGTTAGGAAAAGCCGAAAGTTTAGCAAACACCAAAGTAGTCGATAAATTACTAGAAGCGATCAAATTAGCCGAGTCCATTGGGCCAGAAAGTTACATTTACCAAAAAGCTCAAGAAGCGATTCCCACATTTGGACGCAAAATGCTGGAGTTGGCACAGGCAAAACTAGATAAGCAGGATGCGGATGAAGCACTGGATATTGCTAGACAAATTCCAGAGATTGCGAAACTACAGGGCGAAACAGATGACTTTATCGCCATAGCTGACGCGAAAAGAAGTGCTTGGATAGGTAATGTTTCTGGTTTAGAGGCTGCGATCGCTCAAGCACAACAAATTGATCCTTCCAGACCAGTGTATAACGAAGCACAGCAGCTGATTGCTCGTTGGCAATTGGAAATTGAAGATGTTGCCAATCTAGAAAAAGCGAGAATATTAGCTAGCCAGGGAACAGTCCCTAATTTAACAGCAGCGATCGCCCAAGTAGAACTCATCCCTGCTAGTAATCCCCGCGCTACAGAAGCTAGGCAAGAAATGGGTCGCTGGCGTGCCCAAGTGGAGACAATTGAAGACCAACCTTATTTAGAACGCGCCGAACAGATAGCAATATTTGATGATATCAACTCCTTGCAAGCTGCGATCGCTCAAGCTAGCGAAATTCGTAGAGGTCGTGCATTATATCCAGAAGCACGGAAAAAAATTCGCACTTGGGTAGGAAAGATTCAGCGAATTCAAGACCAACCCTACTTAGATCAGGCACAAGAACTGGCTCAAAGTGGAAATCTCACTGCCGCCATTAGCGTAGCTCAACAAATTGCCTCGTCGGGAAGGGCCCTTTCACAAGAAGCACAAACTGCGATAAATGAGTGGGAAGGGCAAATCCGCACCAGAGAAAACTGGAGAAAAGCCCAGGAAGTTGGTGCAGCTGGCACGCCAGAAGCATTGGTTGAAGCAATACGGTTGGCAGATCGGGTTTCAAACAATAGCATCTTGCGTATGGATGCGAATCTAGCTATTGACCAGTGGAGTCAGCAATTGTTAGAAATAGCACGCTCTCAAGGTCAGTCTGATATTGCCAGAGGGATTGACATTGCCAAATCGATTCCACGCGGTAGTGCTGCTTATAGTGCGGCGCAAGAGCAAATTAGGGCTTGGCAGGAATTTCTCAATCCTCAACCAGAACCTCAGCCTCAGCCTCAGCCTGAATCTCTACCACTTCCTCAATCAACTACTACTAATGGGCAGTAA
- a CDS encoding TatD family hydrolase — MQLIDTHVHLNFDSFQPDLATVRSRWQEAGVVRLVHSCVHPEEFSRIQSIAQEFPEISFAVGLHPLDAEKWNHETAEKIKTLASSDSHVVAIGEMGLDFYKADNYEHQLMVFESQLAIAAELNLPVIIHCRDAAVATRVVLQKWRKLKGERVRGVMHCWGGTPEETQWFLDLGFYISFSGTVTFKNAKAIQSSAAMVSSDRLLIETDCPFLAPVPKRGERRNEPAYVLHVAEQVAKLRQETVEAIAHQTTQNACELFGLSI, encoded by the coding sequence ATGCAACTGATAGACACGCACGTTCATCTCAACTTTGATAGTTTCCAGCCGGATTTAGCAACAGTGCGATCGCGGTGGCAAGAAGCAGGAGTAGTACGTTTAGTACATTCCTGTGTTCACCCAGAGGAGTTTTCCAGAATTCAATCCATAGCGCAGGAGTTTCCCGAAATCAGCTTTGCCGTAGGATTACATCCTTTAGATGCTGAGAAATGGAATCACGAGACAGCCGAGAAAATCAAAACTTTAGCGAGTTCTGACTCTCATGTGGTAGCAATTGGGGAAATGGGGCTGGATTTTTACAAAGCTGATAACTATGAGCATCAGCTGATGGTGTTTGAGTCGCAGTTAGCGATCGCAGCTGAACTCAACTTACCAGTGATTATCCACTGCCGCGACGCTGCTGTGGCAACCAGAGTAGTGTTGCAAAAATGGCGGAAACTTAAAGGAGAAAGAGTGCGGGGCGTCATGCATTGCTGGGGAGGAACGCCAGAAGAAACTCAATGGTTTCTCGATTTAGGCTTCTACATCAGCTTTAGCGGGACGGTAACGTTCAAAAACGCCAAAGCGATCCAATCCTCGGCGGCGATGGTGAGTAGCGATCGCCTACTGATTGAAACAGACTGCCCATTTCTCGCCCCAGTTCCGAAACGAGGCGAGAGGCGCAACGAGCCGGCCTACGTGCTTCATGTAGCCGAGCAAGTAGCTAAACTGCGCCAGGAAACGGTAGAGGCGATCGCCCATCAAACCACCCAGAATGCCTGTGAATTATTTGGTCTGTCAATATAA
- a CDS encoding class I SAM-dependent methyltransferase, whose translation MNSNPALCAAIAYHITTAPQQRITFAQFMDMVLYHPEHGYYSSDAVKIGFQGGDFFTSPNLCADFGELLAEQFFQMWEILGKPVPFSLVEMGAGQGLLALHILKYHQLRYPDFFTALEYIIVEKSPTLRQEQQQRLQDFPVRWCNLEEIPPNAITGCFFSNELVDAFPVHQFILETGKLREIYVTTDRNEKETNAPCASFVEVTGELSTPQLAEYLDLVGIDFTQNAYPDGYRSEINLAALDWLSIVADRLQRGYVLTIDYGYPASRYYNPRRSQGTLQCYYHHRFHDNPYINIGRQDITAHINFTALERWGEKYNLKNIGFIQQGLFLMALGLGDRIAALSNQQQPLSQLLQRRDSLHQLIDPTGLGGFGVLIQSKGLDKTEISQPLKGLTLPE comes from the coding sequence ATGAATTCAAATCCAGCACTATGTGCAGCGATCGCTTATCACATTACCACTGCTCCCCAGCAACGAATTACTTTTGCCCAATTCATGGATATGGTATTATACCACCCTGAACATGGCTACTATTCCAGCGATGCAGTCAAAATTGGTTTTCAGGGTGGTGATTTTTTCACCTCTCCTAACCTTTGTGCTGACTTTGGCGAGTTACTAGCAGAACAATTTTTCCAGATGTGGGAGATTTTAGGAAAACCTGTACCGTTTTCTTTGGTAGAAATGGGAGCAGGTCAAGGACTGCTAGCATTGCATATCCTCAAATATCATCAGCTACGCTACCCAGATTTTTTTACCGCCCTGGAGTACATCATTGTTGAAAAATCCCCAACTTTAAGACAAGAACAGCAGCAACGCTTGCAAGATTTCCCCGTGCGTTGGTGCAATTTAGAGGAAATACCACCAAATGCGATCACAGGCTGCTTTTTTTCTAATGAATTAGTAGATGCTTTCCCCGTCCATCAATTCATCCTAGAAACGGGGAAACTACGAGAAATTTATGTAACCACAGATAGGAATGAGAAAGAAACCAATGCCCCATGCGCATCATTTGTAGAAGTCACAGGGGAACTTTCAACGCCCCAACTGGCGGAATATTTAGACTTGGTAGGAATCGACTTTACCCAAAATGCATATCCAGATGGCTACCGTAGCGAAATTAATTTAGCGGCTCTAGACTGGTTGAGTATAGTAGCAGACCGCTTGCAGCGCGGCTATGTGTTAACAATTGATTATGGCTACCCCGCCAGTCGTTACTACAATCCCAGGCGATCGCAAGGAACGCTACAGTGTTATTACCATCATCGTTTCCATGACAACCCCTATATCAATATTGGGCGACAAGATATAACTGCCCATATTAACTTTACGGCTTTGGAACGCTGGGGTGAGAAGTACAATTTAAAGAATATTGGTTTTATCCAACAGGGATTATTTTTGATGGCGTTGGGATTAGGCGATCGCATTGCTGCCCTTTCTAATCAACAGCAACCCCTCTCACAGTTACTACAGCGCCGGGACTCACTACACCAGCTTATAGATCCCACAGGACTCGGCGGCTTTGGAGTCTTAATTCAGAGCAAAGGTCTGGATAAGACAGAAATTTCTCAACCCCTCAAAGGATTGACCCTGCCAGAGTAA
- the rpsT gene encoding 30S ribosomal protein S20, giving the protein MANTKSALKRAQIAERNRLRNKAYKSAVKTLMKKYINAVAVYTANPTPELKQEAQVRLSEAYAKIDKATKRGVLHPNNGARKKSRLANKLKPLTPAVAQ; this is encoded by the coding sequence GTGGCGAATACAAAGTCTGCTCTCAAGCGTGCCCAAATCGCAGAACGTAACCGACTGCGTAACAAAGCTTACAAATCAGCAGTCAAGACGCTGATGAAGAAATACATTAATGCTGTAGCTGTCTATACAGCTAATCCTACCCCAGAATTAAAACAAGAAGCACAGGTTCGCTTATCTGAGGCTTACGCCAAAATCGATAAAGCGACCAAGCGGGGTGTCCTTCACCCAAACAATGGGGCAAGGAAAAAGTCAAGATTGGCTAATAAACTAAAACCCCTAACTCCAGCAGTTGCTCAATAA